The stretch of DNA TTGCTTCTTTAGAGCTAAAGGTTTGAATCTGATTACTATCTCCAAGGGGACTTAAATCAATCCAATCACAGGTAATTTCCTCGGCTTTTAAGTCAAACCGGGATACCCCAAAAAGTTTAGATCCGGTTAAGGAAGAACCTGTTAAATCGGCTCCGGTACAGTCAGCATTGATTAAATTAGCTTGGGTTAAATCCGCATGAATTAAAACGGCATTCATCAGGTTTGCGCCACTTAAATTGGCTCCACACAAACTCGCTCCACTTAATCGAGCTTGCTCTAAATTAGCGCCACTTAAATTAGCTCCATTCAAATCAGCCCAACGGAGATTTGCACCTCGAAGATCAGCCCCACTGAGATTAGCTTTAGACAGGTTAATTTGTCTCAATTCACTATTCGTTAAATTAACCCCTCTTAAATCTGCTTTTGTAAGACAAGCTCGATGTAAACTAGCGCGTTCTAAATTACATCCAATTAATACGGCATCGGTTAAATTTGCCCCATTCAAATTGACTTGTTCAAGGTTAGCTTGTCGCAGGTTGGCTTCTCTTAAATCGGCTTCACTGAGATTAGCCCCCATCAGTAAAGCCTGACTGAGATCGGAACGCATCAGTTCAGCCCGAATTAGAGAGGCATTGATTAAAGATGCTTCTCTAAGATCGGCACGGATAAGATTGGCAACATTGAGAATGGCATCATCAAGGCACGCACCCGTTAAATTCGCACCACTGAGGCGAGCAACATTTAGTTTAGCGTGACTGAAATTGACTTCCGAGAGATTTGCACCACTGAGATTCGTAATACTCAAAATGGCTTGGCTCAGGTTAGCTTGACTGAGATTGGCTCGACTGAGATTAGCTTCACAAAGCAGAATAGCCGTAAAGTCTCTTGTGCCTGATTTATATTTGAGCAGAAGTTCATCGGCATCCATGCCTTCCAACTCTCCAGTTTAGTTAGGTGGGTTATAGGAAATTATAACAAAATAGGGTAGAATCTATCTACCCATAAAAGGGGAAAAGTTGTTCTAAAAATATCAGTTAAAATCTTAAACAATTGGGTTTAAATCTAATTTAATGGGAAACAGTTTAATTATCAATTAAAGAACTTTAACTCAACTTAACAATGGGTTTGAAAAGTAGAGCCTTAAGTGATAGGTTTAAGAAGGTTTTACTTTAACAATTTTAATGGAGTCGTTATTGATGAATATTGGCATTGTCGGACTGGGTTTAATGGGGGGATCACTGGGTTTAGATTTATACACCCATCGACAACAAACCCAAGACAGTAATTCTCCTGCTTTTCAACCCCAATCCTATCGCATTCTCGGTATTAGTCGTCAACAACAAACCTGTGAGGTGGCTGTTGAACGAGGGGTTGTAGATGAAGCCAGCGTCGATTTATCCTTAATGAATCAAGCTGACATTATTTTTATTTGTACACCCATTGCGGCCATCGCTCCCACGGTTGCAGAATTAATTCCCTATTTGCAACCCCATACTATTTTAACGGATGTTGGTTCTGTCAAAAAACCGATTGTAGATAGTTGCTCGGCGTTATGGCCCAATTTTGTTGGGGGACATCCAATGGCCGGGAATACGCAAACCGGAATTGATGCGGCTCAACATCATCTATTTGTTGACAAACCCTATGTAATTACACCTACTGCTAACACGTCGCTCGAATCTATTAAAATTGTAGAATCAATTGTAGATTTATTGCAAGCTAAAATTTATCATTGTCAACCCGAAGAACATGATCGGGCTGTGGCCTGGATTTCCCATTTACCTGTGATCATTAGTGGTAGTTTAATTGCCGCTTTAAAACAGGAAGATAACCCGGATGTTGCCCTATTAGCTCATTATTTTGCCAGTTCAGGATTTCGAGATACCAGCCGCGTTGGTGGGGGGAATCCCGAACTGGGATTAATGATGGCAAAATATAATCGGGAAGCTTTATTGCGCTCCATAAAATCCTATCGCCAAACCTTAGATAAAATTACCACTTATATTGAACAGGAAGACTGGGAAACCTTAGATAAACAGTTAAATCAAAATCATTCTGATCGTCTAAAATTCCATTTCTAACCCGTAGTAAGCCCTTCAGGGCTTTCTAATTTCCTCCTGAAGAACGAGAGTTTAAAATTAAATTCCATAACGTTTGCGGTAACTGGATCAAATGGTCTAATAACTCCTGGGGCCCAATTCCAAACACAAGCTGTAATATTAATACAATAGCTGCGATCGCAACGGCCGTACTAATACTCGCTTTTAACACCTGAACCGCCCAAGTAAAAACCAACCAAGCAACCAACAATGATGCTAATAAAATAATTAATTCAAGGGGCATAATTCCTAATTCCTAATTTTATGCAATACTTCCCCGTTTCCTCGCTTCCTTATAAGAAATTCCCACATTTCTTAATCCGGCTTTAATCATTTCTTGTTCTAACATCGTAAAAAATCGAGTGCGATCGCCTCCTTTAACAACAGCTTGATTATGCGCTTCTGCTAATACCACCGGATACCCATATCCCTTTTGCACTTGAGCAATTACCATTCCTAATGCTAACTCTAACTGTTCAGAATCTTCCACCACCCAAGCCGGAACTTCTAAACGGGCAATTTCCATACCCATATTGACATAACAAAAATAGATTTGATGACGCTGATCATATAAATCCAAAATTGACGAATTAGACCGCCAAAACGGACTGCGTTGACCGGGTTTTAATTGAGTTTCCCATAATACCGTATCCCGTAAGGGATCACACACTTGACAGGAGGCTTTTTTCTCCGTTCCCGTTGAACTTATTCCACCCGTACCCGGACAATATTTTAAACAATTGGGTTGATCAAAAGTACAAGCTTGTAAGCGTAAAAAAGATAAACTTTCACTACTTCGAGATGCACTTACATAACCAATTAAGGGAATTTTTGCTAACCGTAGCTGTTCCCAAGATTGTAAAATTGGTTGTAAAATTAAATCTCGTGCTTCTGAGGGTAATTGTTCTAAAAACCAATAGACTAATGAACCATCAACCAAGGCTAAAGTCGGAACAGTTAAAGCTTGATTGGGAGAAATTTCTAATAATTGAGTTCCCGATTCTGCTAAAATAATTGCTTCAGAAACAGCCCGACGATAGCCCATCCATTCTTCCGTTTTAATTCCCCATTGACGGGATAAATATAAATCTTCAGGACGATAATAAATCTCAGGAACACTATCTAAAACTGGGTGACGACTTTGACCGTAATGTAAAATCACTCGCCCCACATTAATTAAATAACAATAGGCAATTTCATGGGCACTGGGCGCAATTTGAGAACCATCGGTTGCAAATACCGTATGAGCTAAAGGAGGTTCAATAATATAGGGATAATGATTTAAAGGTTCTAACGGAGTCGCAGGCTTAAAGATCATCCTCTGTTTAAATTCTTCATATTTTTGCCTTAAATTCTCAGAGTTTAATTTTGCTTCCTCCATCAAATTTAAAGCAATTTCAATCCGTTTTCGAGACGCTTCCGCTTCTCGATTAATATGTTGACTCATCCCTTGCATTTGTTGGGATAATTTTGTTAGATCTAACATCGGTTTTATTGATATAGGAGGGAACAGGGAACAGGGAACAGGGAACACCGCAGGAAAAGAGTTTTGTTTCTAAGCAGGTGTCAGGTTTCATTTCCCGACACCCGACACCCGATACCTATTCAAAAGGAAACTTTAGGAAGATCAAATCTAGGGAATTCCTAAATATCCTCTGGGTGTAATCATCCAATTTTCATAAATTCCGGTGCTTTGATTTCCGATTAATACCGTTGTTAACATATCTACAGTATCAGGATTAAAATGTTCTAAAGTCGTTAAGGTAATTTCCTCATCGGGTCGATAGGCAGATCGAACAATTGCCACGG from Planktothrix serta PCC 8927 encodes:
- a CDS encoding pentapeptide repeat-containing protein, which produces MDADELLLKYKSGTRDFTAILLCEANLSRANLSQANLSQAILSITNLSGANLSEVNFSHAKLNVARLSGANLTGACLDDAILNVANLIRADLREASLINASLIRAELMRSDLSQALLMGANLSEADLREANLRQANLEQVNLNGANLTDAVLIGCNLERASLHRACLTKADLRGVNLTNSELRQINLSKANLSGADLRGANLRWADLNGANLSGANLEQARLSGASLCGANLSGANLMNAVLIHADLTQANLINADCTGADLTGSSLTGSKLFGVSRFDLKAEEITCDWIDLSPLGDSNQIQTFSSKEANKFFNATFPTVEISVDSRLGFEAHTILAKIYHYIQQQSSLFNQPPTLEVNSRRTVISFKIESNEQLLSVAYIAILPFRDVNATKNAIEMAIKQLTPETCSQFPVQLSNRIVQLGVEMAQQIRFLSDIRLPQSLHEEIETSTPFFLYPTRTLLKSSSHQNLILHSHAYFGRSLASSPDSSESSESLNNPYLNPKPLDIETLLNFIKGF
- a CDS encoding prephenate/arogenate dehydrogenase gives rise to the protein MNIGIVGLGLMGGSLGLDLYTHRQQTQDSNSPAFQPQSYRILGISRQQQTCEVAVERGVVDEASVDLSLMNQADIIFICTPIAAIAPTVAELIPYLQPHTILTDVGSVKKPIVDSCSALWPNFVGGHPMAGNTQTGIDAAQHHLFVDKPYVITPTANTSLESIKIVESIVDLLQAKIYHCQPEEHDRAVAWISHLPVIISGSLIAALKQEDNPDVALLAHYFASSGFRDTSRVGGGNPELGLMMAKYNREALLRSIKSYRQTLDKITTYIEQEDWETLDKQLNQNHSDRLKFHF
- a CDS encoding DNA double-strand break repair nuclease NurA encodes the protein MLDLTKLSQQMQGMSQHINREAEASRKRIEIALNLMEEAKLNSENLRQKYEEFKQRMIFKPATPLEPLNHYPYIIEPPLAHTVFATDGSQIAPSAHEIAYCYLINVGRVILHYGQSRHPVLDSVPEIYYRPEDLYLSRQWGIKTEEWMGYRRAVSEAIILAESGTQLLEISPNQALTVPTLALVDGSLVYWFLEQLPSEARDLILQPILQSWEQLRLAKIPLIGYVSASRSSESLSFLRLQACTFDQPNCLKYCPGTGGISSTGTEKKASCQVCDPLRDTVLWETQLKPGQRSPFWRSNSSILDLYDQRHQIYFCYVNMGMEIARLEVPAWVVEDSEQLELALGMVIAQVQKGYGYPVVLAEAHNQAVVKGGDRTRFFTMLEQEMIKAGLRNVGISYKEARKRGSIA